One genomic segment of Penaeus monodon isolate SGIC_2016 chromosome 31, NSTDA_Pmon_1, whole genome shotgun sequence includes these proteins:
- the LOC119593129 gene encoding microsomal glutathione S-transferase 3-like: MVTLQVPAEYGYCVLVAVFSIFVLIWKSIKVGGARKKYKVFYPTMYSKDNDVFNCYQRAHQNTLENYPQFLVLLFFGGLYNPIVCAVGGAIWCVARIVYALGYYTGDPKKRMNGVFGYLGLIAMLYCTVRFAAGLLGWF, encoded by the exons ATGGTTACCCTACAAGTACCTGCCGAGTATGGGTACTGTGTTCTTGTAGCAGTTTTCtccatatttgtattaatatggaAGAGCATAAAG GTCGGAGGTGCTCGCAAGAAGTACAAGGTTTTCTACCCTACAATGTACAGCAAGGACAATGATGTCTTTAACTGTTACCAGCGTGCCCATCAGAACAC GCTTGAGAACTACCCGCAGTTTCTTGTACTTCTTTTTTTCGGAGGTTTATACAATCCCATTGTGTGTGCTGTTGGTGGCGCCATATGGTGTGTAGCACGCATTGTTTATGCCTTGGGATATTACACTGGAG ATCCCAAGAAACGCATGAATGGTGTATTTGGCTACCTCGGTCTGATAGCCATGCTTTACTGCACTGTCCGTTTTGCTGCTGGGCTCCTTGGCTGGTTTTAA